A single genomic interval of Methylosinus sp. LW4 harbors:
- a CDS encoding TonB-dependent receptor, giving the protein MRVAPGSLDKRRRFGARAPRAALLAGVACLSLDIALAQDAQVDDVRVTGARDGTQRQEQATKQPRPIVVVTSKTAEREHLDRLTDLAQKVPNYRVDGSHPRRPATIRGVGLGAGTGDGSESDTGFVVDNVFWKNFGFQWGDFVDLESFEIGLGPQGTAFGKNTTVGNIVLRTQLPSFERKASFETSFANYNRIIEKLNVTGPIIDDKLAYRVAFYLDKSDGWIRDQATGAGYRNDNRWGVRGQLYYVGDSVTDRLIFNYGRSAEYSNIGACSSTVCAFGDSFQLFANGTLPARTYSQTLAQRLGRPVLTFDPFKPYFTRTPTFYAQQHNVSNEANIQLSENTLSLISAYGHFRLQPRVPLGNQELSITGGRVDSYVDQFSQEIRLASPKEQALEWTTGVYSMYEYVWNHNLTEFGSDAAAWFGAPALLNGLQNNRDGKARTFHVAAYGQATYHVDEQLALTFGLRDSYEIKEGSNFSWEQIYPNQYSLAQQTAAIRSGGGQGFFDTGGVSKSLNSLTGVFNPQYRIDEHILIFGLVGRGEKAGAVNTAAQPILDGQSNFKGWQPVITKPEVSWDYEIGAKTTWLDGALLANINFYWNDIYNFQTNLTDTSYKDSLGQPIRTTYLGTANHVQLRGVEIDGRWTTPLEGLSFNYSGARTDARWLDFANAATPADWLWSTPTNPPAGFLSAPLTLSRSNSRWELVPLWSFNVGVNYERPLGPLFRDLGEWANQSVTGFFYANAAWQDKVQLTDPHAVFQYWTSPYTRTNLGFGLKTDDERYALSVWVKNLFDNRPFTAWAPGNATTPATIGWPNDPRAFGGTMLVKLY; this is encoded by the coding sequence ATGCGCGTCGCCCCGGGAAGCTTGGACAAGCGGCGCCGCTTCGGCGCTCGAGCGCCACGAGCCGCGCTGCTCGCGGGGGTCGCGTGTCTTTCTCTCGATATCGCCCTCGCGCAGGACGCTCAGGTCGATGATGTGCGCGTGACCGGCGCGCGTGACGGAACGCAACGCCAGGAGCAGGCGACCAAGCAGCCTCGGCCGATCGTCGTCGTGACTTCCAAGACCGCCGAGCGGGAACATCTCGATCGATTGACCGATCTCGCGCAAAAGGTCCCGAACTACAGAGTCGACGGCAGCCATCCGAGACGTCCGGCGACGATCCGGGGCGTCGGGCTCGGCGCCGGAACCGGCGATGGATCGGAGTCGGACACGGGCTTCGTCGTCGATAATGTATTCTGGAAGAATTTCGGCTTCCAATGGGGCGATTTCGTCGATCTCGAATCCTTCGAGATCGGCCTCGGCCCGCAGGGAACCGCCTTCGGCAAGAACACCACGGTCGGCAATATCGTCCTCCGCACGCAATTGCCCTCTTTCGAGCGCAAGGCGAGCTTCGAGACGTCTTTCGCCAATTACAATCGCATCATCGAGAAGCTGAACGTCACCGGGCCGATCATCGACGACAAGCTCGCCTATCGCGTCGCATTCTATCTCGACAAGAGCGACGGCTGGATTCGCGATCAAGCCACTGGCGCCGGCTATCGCAACGACAATCGCTGGGGCGTGCGCGGGCAATTATATTATGTCGGCGACAGCGTGACCGACCGTTTGATCTTCAATTATGGACGCTCCGCCGAATACAGCAATATCGGCGCCTGCAGCAGCACGGTTTGCGCTTTCGGCGACTCGTTCCAGCTTTTCGCCAATGGCACGCTGCCCGCGCGCACCTATTCACAGACTCTGGCGCAAAGGCTCGGGCGGCCGGTTCTCACCTTCGATCCGTTCAAGCCCTATTTCACTCGCACGCCGACTTTCTACGCCCAGCAGCACAATGTCTCGAACGAGGCGAATATTCAGCTCAGCGAGAACACGCTGAGCCTGATTTCCGCCTATGGCCATTTCCGCTTGCAGCCGCGCGTGCCGCTCGGCAATCAGGAGCTCTCCATCACCGGCGGACGCGTCGACAGCTATGTCGATCAATTCTCGCAGGAGATCAGGCTCGCGTCGCCAAAGGAGCAGGCGCTCGAATGGACGACGGGCGTCTATTCCATGTATGAATATGTCTGGAACCATAATCTGACCGAATTCGGCTCCGACGCCGCGGCTTGGTTCGGCGCGCCGGCTCTGCTCAACGGGCTCCAGAACAATCGCGACGGCAAGGCGCGGACCTTCCATGTCGCGGCCTATGGTCAGGCGACCTATCATGTCGACGAGCAATTGGCGCTGACCTTCGGTCTGCGCGACAGCTACGAGATCAAGGAAGGCTCCAATTTCAGCTGGGAGCAGATCTATCCCAATCAATATTCCCTCGCGCAGCAAACGGCGGCGATCCGATCTGGCGGCGGCCAGGGCTTCTTCGATACGGGCGGCGTGAGCAAATCGCTCAACTCGCTGACCGGCGTCTTCAATCCGCAATACAGGATCGACGAGCACATATTGATCTTCGGCCTCGTCGGGCGTGGCGAGAAGGCGGGCGCCGTCAATACGGCGGCGCAGCCGATCCTCGACGGCCAGAGCAATTTCAAGGGCTGGCAGCCGGTGATCACCAAGCCGGAGGTCTCATGGGACTATGAGATCGGCGCGAAGACGACATGGCTCGACGGCGCGCTCTTGGCCAATATCAATTTTTATTGGAACGACATTTATAATTTCCAGACCAATCTGACCGACACCTCCTACAAGGACAGTCTCGGCCAGCCGATCCGCACCACCTATCTCGGAACGGCCAATCATGTGCAGTTGCGAGGGGTCGAGATCGACGGCCGCTGGACGACTCCGCTCGAGGGTCTCTCGTTCAACTATTCCGGCGCGCGCACCGACGCCCGCTGGCTCGACTTCGCCAATGCGGCGACGCCCGCAGATTGGCTGTGGTCGACGCCGACCAACCCGCCGGCGGGCTTCCTCTCCGCTCCGCTGACATTGTCGCGCTCCAATTCGCGATGGGAGCTCGTCCCGCTCTGGTCTTTCAACGTCGGCGTGAATTACGAACGGCCCTTGGGACCGCTCTTCCGCGATCTCGGCGAATGGGCGAACCAATCGGTCACGGGCTTCTTCTACGCGAACGCCGCATGGCAGGATAAAGTCCAGCTGACCGATCCCCACGCCGTGTTTCAATATTGGACATCGCCCTATACGCGAACGAATCTCGGTTTCGGCCTGAAAACGGACGACGAACGATACGCTTTGTCCGTCTGGGTGAAGAATTTGTTCGACAATCGGCCATTCACCGCGTGGGCGCCGGGCAATGCGACGACGCCCGCGACCATCGGCTGGCCCAATGATCCCCGCGCATTCGGCGGAACCATGCTGGTCAAGCTGTATTGA
- a CDS encoding aliphatic sulfonate ABC transporter substrate-binding protein, which produces MARGFWNSAAAAFAMIATLLLASLGGRPALAAEEVLRIGYQKSSSLLILLKGQGALEKALAPLGVKVAWHEFSSGLPLLEGVNVGSIDLSADVAEPVPLFAQAANAKLTYLAQEKPSPTGQAIVVRKDSPIKTLADLKGKKIGFAKAAGVHYLTLQALEKAGVKLKETEIVYLQPADGRVAFERGAIDAWAIWDPFLAALQKSVEVRVLADGGAADVSYRRFYLTSTKYALNRPDVLNIVVDELRKAGEWVKARPKEAAERLAPLVGLDAATLELANSRRSYAVALVDEDALAEQQKISDAFTEAQLLPRRLDVRGNDVWKGAR; this is translated from the coding sequence ATGGCGAGAGGATTTTGGAATTCTGCGGCGGCGGCGTTCGCGATGATCGCGACATTGCTTCTCGCCTCCCTCGGGGGACGCCCGGCCCTCGCGGCGGAAGAGGTTCTGCGTATCGGCTACCAAAAATCCTCCTCGCTTCTCATCCTTCTCAAAGGGCAGGGCGCTCTCGAGAAAGCCTTGGCGCCCTTGGGCGTGAAGGTGGCTTGGCATGAATTCAGCTCCGGCCTGCCGCTTCTGGAAGGCGTCAATGTCGGCAGCATAGATTTGTCGGCGGACGTCGCCGAGCCCGTCCCACTCTTCGCCCAGGCGGCGAATGCCAAATTGACCTATCTCGCGCAGGAAAAGCCATCGCCGACAGGCCAGGCGATCGTCGTGCGCAAGGACTCGCCGATCAAGACGCTCGCCGATCTCAAAGGCAAGAAAATCGGCTTCGCCAAAGCGGCCGGCGTCCACTATCTCACTCTGCAAGCCTTGGAGAAGGCCGGCGTGAAGCTGAAGGAGACCGAGATCGTCTATCTTCAGCCCGCCGACGGACGCGTGGCGTTCGAGCGAGGCGCGATAGACGCATGGGCGATTTGGGATCCTTTTCTGGCGGCGCTGCAGAAAAGCGTCGAGGTGAGAGTGCTCGCCGACGGCGGCGCGGCCGATGTGAGCTATCGGCGTTTCTATCTGACGTCGACGAAATATGCGCTGAATCGCCCCGACGTATTGAATATCGTCGTCGATGAGCTCCGTAAGGCCGGGGAGTGGGTCAAGGCGCGCCCGAAGGAAGCCGCCGAGCGTCTGGCCCCGCTGGTCGGGCTGGACGCGGCGACATTGGAGCTCGCCAATAGCCGGCGCAGCTACGCGGTCGCTCTGGTGGACGAAGACGCGCTCGCCGAGCAGCAGAAAATCTCGGACGCATTCACCGAAGCGCAGCTTCTTCCTCGAAGGCTGGACGTGCGCGGCAACGACGTCTGGAAAGGCGCCCGTTGA
- a CDS encoding arylsulfatase, whose translation MRIASFAAAGAALTLSLGVRAEEVLPKAEPIPAVIVDPSRDAAPPAWPQPVVAKTGAPNVVLVLLDDAGFGATSTFGGPAKTPELDRLAARGLKYNAFHVSALCSPTRAALLSGRTDHQIGFGSVADGATGYPGYNAHWPRSAASLARVLRDNGYSTAAFGKWHNTPYDEISPVGPFDRWPTGLGFEYFYGFLAGYDSQYAPRLYRNTTPADPPRAGEPGYHLTTDLVDDAVKWVHAHEAVAPAKPFLLYFAPGATHWPHQVPKEWIAKYAGAFDQGWDRLREETFARQKALGVIPANAELTPRPAELPAWDALSGDQKKLFARQMEVYAAFMEQTDFEIGRLLKSLEKDGVADNTLVLYIAGDNGGSGEGGVDGRDVIAVDGTAASPADRLKRADELGEEIFDNHYAAAWAWASSTPFQWTKQVASHLGGTRDPLIISWPAKIKARGELRTQFQHITDIAPTIYELAGVTPPDRVDGVAQTPLEGKSFAASFYDAKAPSSHGRQVFETSGNRAIYQDGWWAGARHVAPWSATRGADLAIGQHPWELYDLRADFSQAHDLAAEKPEKVKELAALFDSEAARTQIYPLLPARGNLPSPADGRAVFDYRPGADHIPQRIGPKFNRRAHSILAEVTLPAEPEGVIFADGGDYGGFSIYVKNGKLVYLAKAWGNVAGKVVSTGKLPVGAARIGVEFIPDAAKPPPVRTSFEPRVVFAGKIILSVNGAKVAEGRIENLQLSYNETLDVGLDSGAPVSPDYAAPFAFNGQIDKVHVELK comes from the coding sequence ATGCGCATCGCTTCATTTGCCGCCGCTGGCGCAGCTCTCACTCTGTCGCTCGGCGTCCGGGCCGAGGAGGTCCTGCCCAAGGCCGAGCCGATCCCCGCCGTGATCGTCGATCCGTCGCGCGACGCTGCGCCGCCCGCCTGGCCGCAGCCGGTCGTGGCCAAGACCGGCGCGCCCAATGTCGTCCTGGTGCTGCTGGACGACGCCGGCTTCGGCGCCACATCCACTTTCGGCGGACCGGCGAAGACGCCGGAGCTGGATCGGCTGGCGGCGCGCGGCCTCAAATACAACGCCTTCCATGTGAGCGCTCTATGCTCGCCGACGCGCGCCGCGCTGCTGTCGGGCCGCACCGATCATCAGATCGGCTTCGGCTCCGTGGCCGATGGCGCGACCGGCTACCCCGGCTACAATGCGCATTGGCCGCGGAGCGCCGCCAGCCTCGCCCGCGTCCTGCGCGACAATGGCTACAGCACGGCGGCCTTCGGCAAATGGCACAACACGCCCTATGACGAAATCTCGCCGGTCGGCCCTTTCGATCGATGGCCGACGGGCTTGGGCTTCGAATATTTCTATGGGTTTCTGGCCGGCTATGACAGCCAATATGCGCCGCGGCTCTATCGCAACACGACGCCGGCCGATCCGCCCCGCGCCGGCGAGCCGGGCTATCATCTCACCACCGATCTCGTCGACGACGCCGTCAAATGGGTCCATGCCCATGAGGCGGTGGCGCCCGCCAAGCCTTTCCTGCTCTATTTCGCGCCCGGCGCCACCCATTGGCCGCACCAGGTTCCGAAAGAATGGATCGCCAAATATGCCGGCGCCTTCGACCAGGGATGGGACAGACTGCGCGAGGAGACCTTCGCGCGGCAGAAGGCTCTCGGCGTCATACCCGCCAATGCGGAGCTCACGCCACGTCCCGCCGAGCTGCCGGCCTGGGATGCGCTCTCGGGAGACCAAAAAAAGCTGTTCGCCCGGCAGATGGAGGTCTACGCCGCCTTCATGGAGCAGACCGACTTCGAGATCGGCCGTCTGCTGAAGAGCCTGGAGAAGGACGGTGTCGCCGACAACACGCTGGTGCTCTACATCGCCGGCGACAATGGCGGATCGGGCGAAGGCGGCGTCGACGGCCGCGACGTCATAGCGGTCGACGGGACGGCCGCTTCGCCCGCGGATCGGCTGAAGCGCGCCGACGAGCTGGGCGAAGAGATTTTCGACAATCATTACGCCGCCGCCTGGGCCTGGGCGAGCTCGACTCCCTTCCAATGGACGAAGCAGGTCGCCTCGCATCTCGGCGGCACGCGCGATCCGCTCATCATCTCCTGGCCGGCGAAGATCAAGGCGCGCGGCGAATTGCGCACGCAGTTCCAGCACATCACCGACATCGCGCCGACCATTTACGAGCTGGCGGGCGTGACGCCGCCCGACAGAGTGGACGGCGTGGCGCAAACGCCGCTCGAGGGAAAGAGCTTCGCGGCGAGCTTCTACGACGCGAAGGCGCCGAGCAGCCATGGGCGGCAAGTGTTCGAGACCTCTGGCAATCGCGCCATCTATCAGGATGGCTGGTGGGCCGGAGCGCGCCATGTCGCGCCCTGGTCGGCGACGCGCGGCGCCGATCTCGCGATCGGCCAGCATCCTTGGGAGCTCTACGATCTGCGCGCGGATTTTTCGCAGGCGCATGATCTCGCCGCGGAAAAGCCCGAGAAAGTGAAGGAGCTGGCGGCGCTGTTCGACAGCGAGGCCGCGCGCACGCAAATCTACCCCTTGCTGCCGGCGCGCGGCAATCTGCCGTCACCCGCCGATGGCCGCGCCGTCTTCGATTATCGTCCCGGCGCCGACCATATTCCGCAACGCATCGGGCCGAAATTCAACCGGCGCGCCCATTCGATTCTGGCCGAGGTGACTCTGCCGGCCGAGCCGGAAGGCGTGATTTTCGCCGACGGCGGCGATTACGGCGGCTTCTCGATCTATGTGAAGAACGGCAAGCTCGTCTATCTCGCCAAGGCCTGGGGCAATGTCGCGGGAAAAGTCGTCTCGACCGGGAAGCTGCCGGTGGGCGCGGCGCGGATCGGCGTGGAATTCATCCCCGACGCCGCCAAACCGCCGCCTGTGCGCACCTCATTCGAGCCGCGCGTGGTCTTCGCCGGAAAGATCATCCTCAGCGTCAATGGCGCGAAGGTCGCGGAAGGGCGGATCGAAAATCTCCAGCTCTCCTATAATGAGACGCTCGACGTGGGCCTCGATTCCGGCGCGCCCGTCAGCCCCGATTACGCCGCGCCCTTCGCCTTCAACGGCCAGATCGACAAAGTTCACGTGGAGCTGAAATAG
- a CDS encoding cytochrome c3 family protein: MKGIRRFVLAAVAAGSAVLLLASLRAQPNVEPEYVGAIVCAGCHATQAEAWSKSHHAKSMASPTAGTVLGDFSGADPRFFQRGKDYFIRAEGRDGEEREFAVAATFGVAPLQQYLLSLPGGRLQAFSIAWDSRPRSEGGQRWFDLYPGERIAPGDPLHWTARAQNWNFMCADCHSTGVVKNYRPETDSYETRWREQNVACEACHGPGSRHVERAKAGAGAGLIVSGETAVGSWGDFDARGIRHWKGEARKNPSEEICAPCHSRRRPIAPARPGVAFLDAFMPELLEPGLYFADGQIEDEVFEWGSFQQSRMHAAGVTCVDCHEPHGAALRAEGNALCAQCHSQAIFDQPRHHRHAEGSPAARCVACHMPQRTYMQIHIRRDHSFRIPRPAASARLGAPNACNACHADKSADWAAERLKDWGAARQAPEEALSEIGRAARLAALAGAPGSVALETLTPELHAPSPLLRLGALRALAPYDEALREKLAGPLRDDPVRAVRIEAARLTPLVDHPALEEWRAAERLAEDRSESHLNLGALAAERGEIAEAEREFQRATRIDASYVPAWLNLADLLRATGRDTEAETPLRKALAAAPADADAHYALALWLVRQKRLAEARAQVETAAGLWPMDARFAELSRLLAR, encoded by the coding sequence ATGAAGGGAATTCGTCGTTTCGTGCTGGCCGCCGTCGCTGCGGGCTCGGCTGTCCTCCTGCTCGCATCGTTGCGCGCGCAGCCGAATGTGGAGCCCGAATATGTCGGCGCGATCGTCTGCGCCGGCTGCCATGCGACGCAGGCCGAAGCCTGGAGCAAATCGCATCACGCGAAGAGCATGGCGTCGCCGACGGCCGGAACGGTTCTCGGCGACTTCTCCGGCGCCGATCCGCGATTTTTTCAGCGTGGGAAAGATTATTTCATTCGCGCCGAAGGCCGGGACGGCGAGGAGCGAGAATTCGCCGTCGCCGCGACATTCGGCGTCGCGCCGCTGCAGCAATATCTCCTGAGCCTGCCCGGCGGGCGGCTGCAGGCTTTTTCGATCGCATGGGATTCGCGGCCGCGATCGGAGGGCGGGCAGAGATGGTTCGACCTCTATCCGGGCGAGCGCATCGCGCCCGGCGATCCGCTGCATTGGACCGCGCGGGCGCAGAATTGGAACTTCATGTGCGCGGATTGCCATTCGACCGGGGTCGTCAAGAACTACCGCCCGGAGACGGACAGCTACGAGACGCGCTGGCGGGAGCAGAATGTCGCCTGTGAGGCGTGCCATGGACCCGGCTCGCGCCATGTCGAGCGAGCCAAAGCCGGCGCTGGCGCGGGGCTGATCGTTTCCGGCGAGACGGCCGTGGGCTCCTGGGGCGATTTCGACGCGCGCGGGATTCGTCATTGGAAGGGCGAGGCGCGAAAAAATCCCTCGGAGGAGATTTGCGCGCCCTGTCATTCGCGGCGGCGGCCGATCGCCCCGGCGCGCCCCGGCGTGGCCTTTCTCGACGCTTTCATGCCGGAGCTGCTGGAGCCGGGGCTCTATTTCGCCGATGGCCAGATCGAGGACGAGGTCTTCGAATGGGGCTCCTTCCAGCAGAGCCGCATGCATGCCGCCGGCGTGACTTGCGTCGATTGCCACGAGCCGCATGGCGCCGCGCTGCGCGCCGAGGGCAATGCTCTGTGCGCCCAATGTCATTCGCAAGCGATTTTCGATCAGCCGCGGCATCATCGTCACGCCGAGGGCTCGCCGGCCGCTCGATGCGTCGCCTGCCATATGCCGCAGCGGACCTATATGCAGATTCACATCCGGCGCGATCACTCCTTCCGCATCCCGCGTCCGGCGGCGAGCGCGCGGCTCGGCGCGCCCAACGCCTGCAACGCCTGCCATGCCGATAAGAGCGCCGATTGGGCGGCCGAGAGGCTGAAGGATTGGGGCGCGGCGCGACAGGCGCCGGAGGAGGCGCTCTCCGAGATCGGCCGCGCGGCGCGCCTCGCCGCTCTCGCTGGCGCGCCCGGCTCCGTCGCGCTGGAGACGCTGACGCCGGAGCTTCATGCGCCCTCCCCTCTGCTGCGCCTCGGAGCGCTGCGCGCGCTCGCCCCTTATGACGAAGCGCTTCGTGAGAAGCTCGCCGGACCTTTGCGCGACGATCCCGTGCGGGCGGTGCGTATCGAGGCCGCGCGGCTGACGCCGCTCGTCGATCATCCGGCGCTGGAGGAATGGCGCGCGGCCGAGAGGCTCGCCGAGGATCGTTCGGAAAGCCATCTCAATCTCGGCGCCTTGGCCGCCGAGCGCGGCGAGATTGCAGAGGCTGAGAGAGAATTCCAGCGCGCGACCCGGATCGACGCGAGCTATGTCCCGGCTTGGCTGAATCTCGCCGATCTGCTGCGCGCCACAGGCCGCGATACGGAGGCCGAGACGCCGCTGCGCAAGGCGCTGGCCGCAGCGCCGGCCGACGCCGACGCCCATTATGCGCTGGCCTTGTGGCTCGTGCGGCAAAAGCGCCTCGCGGAGGCGAGAGCGCAGGTCGAGACGGCGGCGGGGCTGTGGCCCATGGACGCGCGCTTCGCGGAATTGAGCCGTTTGCTGGCGCGCTGA
- a CDS encoding zinc-binding dehydrogenase, whose product MIAAASMQDEREFACSLGADAAIAYTRPGWSQAARDLTGGSGVDIIYESVGGAVTKEGLKALAPLGRLVIYGSLERWDAASASMPGAAAISRI is encoded by the coding sequence GTGATCGCGGCGGCGAGCATGCAAGACGAGCGGGAGTTCGCCTGTTCGCTCGGCGCCGATGCGGCCATCGCTTACACGCGTCCCGGCTGGTCGCAGGCCGCGCGCGATCTGACGGGCGGCTCGGGCGTCGACATCATCTATGAGTCGGTCGGCGGCGCCGTGACGAAGGAGGGCCTGAAGGCGCTCGCGCCTCTCGGCCGGCTCGTCATTTATGGCTCGCTCGAGCGCTGGGACGCCGCCTCGGCGTCGATGCCGGGAGCGGCTGCGATCTCGAGGATATGA
- a CDS encoding RHE_PE00001 family protein, whose translation MGPDLPAAVSFERLQAPFESASDAVARFDERLRSSLVAEAFVLRAHFHDACAALWRIGEFVQLEDLVLHDAGADVRTPTHELVRAHAVLLTRRRIADREPAWALTTDGLASLRGAGSPQSAASAPTNGSRAMDEVDGEPDDEDGESFGAGEFDEIDELLTRTSRVIERAQPAPLKRDDSGLVYDEDWDQEARIAEWRERLDGARNLPPLMAACVALDAWDEIEPLQHSAWLGPLLAAASLRSRGKTRHYLPALHSGFRQAKYRRVGRDDFESRLIALACAIESMAKADSKELDRLTLARELLLRKCKDRRTNSRLPQLVDFCLASPVVTVPLAAKELRISQQAATTMIGELSSNLRELTGRGRYRAWAVI comes from the coding sequence ATGGGACCGGATCTTCCTGCCGCTGTTTCGTTCGAGCGTCTGCAAGCGCCCTTCGAGAGCGCGTCCGACGCCGTCGCGCGTTTCGACGAGCGGCTCCGCTCCAGCCTCGTCGCCGAGGCGTTCGTTCTTCGCGCGCATTTCCACGACGCTTGCGCCGCCTTGTGGCGCATCGGCGAATTCGTGCAGCTCGAAGATCTTGTGCTTCATGACGCCGGAGCGGATGTGCGCACGCCGACGCATGAGCTCGTGCGCGCCCATGCCGTGCTGCTGACGCGCCGTCGCATAGCCGATCGCGAGCCCGCTTGGGCGTTGACGACCGATGGCCTCGCCAGCCTGCGTGGCGCAGGGAGCCCCCAAAGCGCGGCGAGCGCGCCGACCAATGGCTCGCGCGCCATGGACGAAGTGGACGGAGAGCCGGATGACGAAGACGGCGAGTCGTTCGGCGCAGGAGAATTCGACGAGATCGATGAATTGCTGACGCGAACGTCACGCGTGATAGAGCGAGCCCAGCCGGCTCCGCTGAAGCGGGACGACTCTGGCTTGGTCTATGACGAAGATTGGGATCAGGAGGCCCGTATCGCGGAATGGCGCGAGCGTCTGGACGGAGCCCGCAATCTTCCGCCCTTGATGGCCGCCTGCGTCGCGCTCGACGCTTGGGACGAGATCGAGCCTTTGCAGCACAGCGCTTGGCTCGGCCCTTTGCTCGCCGCCGCCTCGCTTCGCTCCCGGGGAAAGACCCGGCACTATCTCCCGGCGCTGCATTCGGGCTTTCGACAGGCCAAATATCGCCGAGTCGGCCGAGACGATTTCGAATCTCGATTGATCGCATTGGCCTGCGCGATCGAATCGATGGCGAAAGCGGACTCCAAGGAGCTCGACAGGTTGACGCTCGCCCGCGAGCTTCTGCTCAGAAAGTGCAAGGACCGAAGAACGAATTCGAGATTGCCGCAGCTCGTCGATTTCTGTCTGGCGTCGCCTGTCGTCACCGTCCCCCTCGCCGCCAAGGAGCTACGAATCTCTCAGCAAGCCGCGACCACGATGATCGGCGAGCTCTCGTCGAACCTTCGCGAGCTGACCGGGCGCGGGCGATACCGGGCTTGGGCGGTCATCTGA